Part of the Tenebrio molitor chromosome 4, icTenMoli1.1, whole genome shotgun sequence genome, tgtcaaaatgacaagaatcgaaagtggggttacgattcctaaaggtttattaacactttacttgaatgtcaaggaagtgacggccaaaattttttggccgccatagtactaagtattgggtgattcaaaatggttgtgtataaatatggcaactatgtacgacaATTAATGTGGCAACCGAGGTgacaactgtgtgggtgggatagagttgacatttgtacgACATTTCATGTGCAtgcgtttaattttttataccattgcattATGACCTCCTAGATCGAAAGAGGTTTTGTCTCTTTTGATCTAGGAGGCCATGCATTGCACGTTGACttggcgatttttaaaattgcgcgagtatgaactgtcaaagaaatgtcgaCTCTATCCTACCTACAGAGTTGCTACgctacatacattttcgtaggTACATGCCATATTTAACCACAactattttgaatcacccaatatttccgaaaatttcgaaaatattttgaaataaaaattactaaaccaAATTAACTGCACTATTTGGAAACTATAATAGGTAATAAATACGCAGCTTTgagaaaaacattatttaacGTCCAATTATGTTTTATTGCGCCAACAATGAGAATATATATTATCCGAATCTCTATAAGTTGAGATCAGTATAGCAAACATGTGTACGAGGTTGATCCTCTTATTTGCGTGCATTTTTCTTGCAGTTGTAAGTTATTTATCATCGTGAAGTTAGATTTGTATTTGTTCTTAAAAATTCCTTTAATTAGCACATTGTGAACTGCCAAAATACATTAAGTCAAGGATTTGAGGAAGATGTTATCAAGGGGTTCGATTTGTACAAGGATCTTATGTCTAGCATTGGCCAACTTAAATCTTCCAACCATATCGATGATTTTATATCTGCTTTGAAGTTAACATTATCTCGAACCATGGGCCTAAATTAAGCGAACAACACAACTCGGTGTCTTATTTTACTGcgttttgtttcattaattcaGTACCATgtgtttcaaaactttaagattaaaataaagatttaaaaatttaaagcatTATGTGAACAATCCAGTCGTAAATGTCATTATTAGGATAGTTGTCATGGCCGACggttaaaaatgattttcatttGAGAAGGGTTTCTATACGAATGAGTCACTGAGCTGCTATTGCCAAGATAATAATtctaattcaataattgtaattcacaaattcaaagttAGGTTATACTAGTTTTAGTCTATGGTTAATTGGTTATGTCAGGTTATGTGCAggaaaataaaactgcacCACACGTTTTCAATGCTTTTATTTTCCGCAGCCGCTTTTgctcatacattttttgaaacgtaCGGTTTTTTAGTTGATTTGAAAAGTATgtggtaaataataaaaataaaatttgtacaaacctcatttttttaaattctatttaataaactatACAAAATATTGTAATACCCCAGTTTGAATCCAAATTGTCGCCGCCGAAACCAACACAAGAGGAACTATTTGGTTCTTTGTGTACGTTCTGTGGGTTCGATTCTCAGCTCTCGTAGTGAACGGTCACAGAATAGAGAACAATCAGAAGAATCTCCATCCACTTTCTATAATTCGCGCATCTCGTCGCGCATCGTTCTGACACCATCTTCTGGGGCTACCGTTTCCGTTTGACAGTCTGCATTtgatttgtttattgtttcgATTTGTTTATCCCTCATGCTAAAATACTTCAAAATGTCTTGGAGAAGTAGAAGTAAACATGTGTGTGCGGCGAAGACGTGCCAAAATAATCATAATTGTGTTCAATCTGGGCGTGTCTTCTAGCCCAGCAAAATGGCCACCTCGGCCGAAGGTCACAAAAATCTGTTCTAAAAGATCAAAGGTGCCGCGCAGTGATGCACTTCTGATTGTTCTCTATTCTGTGGAACGGTGGTGGGTGATGTTTGGTGAACCGTCGCTTTCATTCGTACTTtcattgttattgttttagtTGAAAATGTAGTTATTGCTGTTACGAATCTCAAGTCGTGCATTTTCTTGTGTATTGTCAATGTAATCAGAGCCGTGCTGTTTAAACATCCACCAATCGCGGAGGAGACACGTGTTGGTCGATTACAGGTGCGAAGTTGCGAATCTCGTGTGTCGCCGACAGTTTGCGCGTTGGAATTCAGGTAGTATGATCTTACCGACAACAAGTAGGTAGTGTCTAGCAGGTATGTTATTTCGTTTTGTTATTCCGATAAGCTCCGGAGATGTAGGAATTGAGAGTGGGGAAATTCTTGGGGGAACGTCGCAATAAAGTTATCCGGTAGTTAAAATCCGTTGGAGGAGTTCATTTTCAAAGTTAGAGTGAGTAAGGGGTGAACCGTGGGAATCCGTTGGTCGGGTTCGCGTCCAGTCTTAGAGTTATTTAGGGGTGGACAGTAAACATCCGTTGGGCGAGTCCATTTTTAAAGTTCGACTTCGGTAGTGACGAACCGTCGGAATCCGTTGGGCGAGTCCATTTTCAAAGTTAGGGTTAGGAAGGGAGGAACAGTTAACCGATCATATTGCGTCAACGATTTAAATAGGGAAAAACGGGAGTCCATTTAGGGAACGGTCATCCATTTGCCGCAAGAAAAACCGGGGCACGTGTTTGGGCGAAATTAGGTTGTCGACGCGTGGACAGATTTTCCACGTTGCAATGAAAAACGAGTGCCTACCAAAGGAGCCGTACGTGAGACGGCCGACGTCGCCTTCGCGGGGCTCTCTCATGACGTGTGATCCTGGCCGTAGAGCTTCTCGACCGCCCTCGGTGGACGGCCTCTGTTTCATCATAATTATGTAGTCTTCGTAGTGGCGATTCGGAGGACACAAGTCGAGGGCACTGCACTTGGACGACCCGACGTCGCTAGGGTAGAAATTAGGAGACTGGGGGGCGAGAACTAGGTTAACTTCGCGATTGGGGACCACGTGCTATCTTGAAGAGCTGAGAGTCCGAGGTGCGTGATATTCATTTAGGGAATTAGATTGTCTGTGGTCTGTCATTGTAATCTTGAGCCTCGTTGCGCAATCTGAGATAACATGTTGTGTAACTTTAGAGATTGAAAAGATTATGGTGCGCCATCGTTTGTGAATGATTTTTGGGGGTTTTACTCATCCCATTTACAGTGTCTATTCGTAATAGTATAATTATCATTTGTTTCACGGTGCCGCTTTGATCTTGTATTTCAGGTTAGGTTCTGGGCGGCCgttgttgttatttattagttatatATTTTGGTATTTGGTACCAGCCCAAGGGGAACTGCTTTTTCTACCTTCCTCAAGAGGTCGGTAGACAAATTTATTGTGTTATGTATTTCTTGTATCATGTGTCAAGTTATTAGGTAAGTGATCTTGTCCCAGATTAAATAAcactgtaaatgaaaacgagaatgtatttattcatgaattcatgtacgcataaaataaatacaggcgTCCTCCCACcgatttatgcatttttatttcaaagtttGCCCACCCTGCAGGTTTTGTACAAAATACACAACGTAGGGGTtttaccgcttcgatgacgatcacgccATGGCCAATTTGTTCAATTTCGCGGGTTTCTTTCGATAATtcaaatgtttgaattttggcggttattttattacagtgccagtgttccaaaatgattgtgaTATGGTTGTGATATCGTAGGGTGCTTGGATCGGAAAGGATGGTTTGCCACCTTTCGACGATACGGTCCCGCATTACACTACACCAAACATAACTTCTAAGCCACTGGCAAgtgtcaaattcaaatatcaTTTCTGTCATTCATTGCCTGTTGTCAATATTCGACCGTCTCctcggggctgacggtagggtggtggaaggaagatcaacactctttcggccactaccgcgaggtcagcacgggttcgagtcccgtcgggaaaaggcgcccatgggtgtataaatgttgttgtgtatgtctgtgaatgtgaggtggaatgggcgtgggtggccggggaaagtgccccggagccccgtcgcATCACCTGAGAAAGGCAAAAAGGAATTGTAATGGAAAAAGCGGCCGACCGAAAGGTACCGTAAAAAGCCGTATGGCTAAAAACGGGAatggcaatttaaaaaaaaaaaaaaaaattcgacacaagaaaatgaaatgatgCCTCGTATTTAGCCAACGAAAACTAGGTGgccaaaacattttattattctaaGGAATTGTAATTTAAAACTATTACAAACTGATTTAGTTAATATTGTTTGGTTGATAAACCTAACCCCTCTTAtacctgtcattttgacggttCTTGATAGTTGGTATCACTTTTTTGGTtccgtcaaaattcaaaacactcAAATCTCAAATTGTCAATGTCTGGGTCTTAAGACAacagaaaatgattttgatttatactcttagataaaattgttataaacAAATCCTTTATTTAATTACTTAAAGGGGATGAATGAAAAGTGATCAAGTTTGTACCGAgcgatccaaaagtctttctatcaagtgaGCCATGACATTACATATTATAATTacaccataaaataaaaaaaatgtgaaattaaaaatatcaaagaatACGGACAgactaataaaacatatttttaattttcatttaaatatgcgCCAAATATGCTGCAGCCCAACGGCATTCGTTTCCACTGTCATGACCCACTTGACagaaagacttttggatcgcacggtattttaataaataattaatttaattgagtCAGATAATTCAGTACAATTTTAGATGTCCTGAAATTTCATCTAAAACACTTTTAGGCGCTGGTCCTATGGCGATGACAGTTCGCGTCCCAGGGGCAACTTGTGTTTGTCCCGCGTCTCGTATAATGCTCGATAACACATTCATCTTTCTTGCTTTTTTATCTAAATCTAGCAACTCCTGTTCCGAATCGATTCGAACAGCAATTTTTGTTCCTCCTGTAACAATTCCAATTAGCGTGCTAACTACTTGTCAATGTCATTACCGTATCTGAGCcacttttttaatgttttgggACAGTGATTCAGAGCTTTTGCATAGGCAGCAACTGCAGCGTGTCCACACTGTGCCGCCACTTTGCCTTTTTGCATCTTAAGGTCGTTCCGAACCCCCATTATTAGGCGATACTCGTCGCGAGGGTCGTCAaactaaaaatgaatttttaagaTCACGTCTTTGGAACGgattaaatttcacctcaaaccTTTCTTCCATTCCCGGTTTCCACACTTCATTCGGgggcttttttaaaaattttaacaggaAATACGTCGAAGTGGCACCAATCACTGTGCCAGCACCAAATACTGCTAGATACGCGTTACTTGCAACGATTTCCAtattgtaaaagtaaaaattgtggCTTTTGGTTTTGTAGGTTAGGAAAGAGAAACATGCTCGCTCGTTCTGTCACTCTCAAGGTCATGTCAGTCACTCAACCATAACCATagaattataaaatagtcTTGCACGTCCTgccataaaaattacaaaatattatacaactcatctattattattaggaTATTAAGGTAttcttcgtccagcgagagattgggagattttaaattgtattaaattaacccaacactacaaaatgcagtAGAATACATTAATGAGAGCagagagcataatttcagagcaaaaatgttactgcttgaaggatatacactgaccggcacaaa contains:
- the LOC138129018 gene encoding peptidyl-tRNA hydrolase 2, mitochondrial-like, with product MEIVASNAYLAVFGAGTVIGATSTYFLLKFLKKPPNEVWKPGMEERFEFDDPRDEYRLIMGVRNDLKMQKGKVAAQCGHAAVAAYAKALNHCPKTLKKWLRYGGTKIAVRIDSEQELLDLDKKARKMNVLSSIIRDAGQTQVAPGTRTVIAIGPAPKSVLDEISGHLKLY